One window of the Peptacetobacter hiranonis genome contains the following:
- a CDS encoding response regulator transcription factor: MNAYNILVVEDEKEIAEAVEIYLLNQGYNVFKAFNGMEGLKVLENEEIHLAIVDIMMPVMDGITFTMKARENHNFPIIMLSAKSEEVDKIMGLNIGADDYVTKPFKPLELLARVNSQLRRYTKYMNIQKASSTEVEAVNENIYTIGGLELNDDTKEVSVDGNPVRLTPIEFKILGLLIKNPGRVFPAEEIYERVWNEAAINTDTVMVHVRNIREKIELDPKNPRYLKVVWGVGYKIEKI; encoded by the coding sequence ATGAACGCATATAACATATTAGTAGTTGAAGATGAAAAAGAAATAGCAGAAGCAGTTGAAATATATTTATTAAATCAGGGATACAATGTTTTTAAAGCTTTCAACGGAATGGAAGGTCTTAAAGTTTTAGAAAATGAAGAAATTCATTTAGCAATAGTGGATATAATGATGCCAGTAATGGACGGAATAACATTCACTATGAAAGCTAGAGAAAATCACAACTTCCCGATAATAATGCTTTCAGCAAAATCTGAAGAAGTAGATAAGATAATGGGACTAAACATAGGAGCAGACGATTACGTTACAAAACCTTTCAAACCTCTTGAACTTTTAGCTAGAGTAAATTCTCAGCTAAGAAGATACACAAAATATATGAACATTCAAAAGGCAAGTTCAACAGAAGTTGAAGCTGTGAATGAAAACATATACACAATAGGAGGGCTTGAATTAAATGACGATACAAAAGAGGTTTCTGTCGACGGAAATCCAGTAAGACTGACTCCAATAGAATTTAAGATTTTAGGATTACTTATAAAAAATCCTGGCAGAGTATTTCCAGCAGAAGAAATTTACGAAAGAGTTTGGAATGAGGCTGCAATAAATACAGATACTGTAATGGTACATGTAAGAAATATAAGAGAAAAAATAGAATTGGATCCGAAAAATCCAAGATACTTAAAGGTGGTGTGGGGAGTTGGATACAAAATTGAAAAAATCTAG
- a CDS encoding sensor histidine kinase: MDTKLKKSRNDKSNKILANIVVLIVLLISSVGMLTTYRNISDKVKVEEEVLNSETAADYFLGQIYPMYWDLKNATENKENPSDVFLTEEVIKNALENSDIDSGTPEELTDAINENGDVILNKEAIKQDFNEAFQNDMDYSEIALNAANKPIKYNVYNKENKKTIGNEKNELELIRNMSLGQLDTNGTAKAEEILDKYLFYMVLDFDKDGNYSFKALHGIDADKCQTVMDNTVQEWKVRSANLYKEYTDGSIKYNLPPIKNATFTIGLTKEGATQIVNAPYNSSINNYHGIYNLLSGDKMHTLGQMIMVAVLIMCVYALVGFLLPNAIRNDVFAMSSVIKAPIEVIVIFVSLIVSAFVVINPVQVIDVSTSDSLANILMQMVPISATTALWAVVIGNLGYWMILFALCLMGGIYLRDMIAKGDRKVIFNSCITVRVVKWMISKVKKFFSWMNNLDLKDGYEKFILAALGVNFLAITICSSIWGFGIITGAIYSVILYGLIKKKFGKVLEDYNKLETITEDIANGDFGSVPKEDLGVFNPIKENLENIEKGFSAAVSEEVKSQKMKIELITNVSHDLKTPLTSIITYVDLLKKEGITEEERQKYLDTIDKKSNRLKFLIEDLFEVSKATSGNVKMNPMKVDVVSLIKQTLVELEDKLNAAHLEVKGNFPEEKVILELDSMRTFRIFSNLISNISKYSMPYTRVYINVKRDAENTEIEFKNISAEELNCDVENLTERFVRGDKSRNTEGSGLGLAIAKSFTELQDGKMKVSSDGDLFKVVLTFKNQRNLKKEESKQESKN; the protein is encoded by the coding sequence TTGGATACAAAATTGAAAAAATCTAGAAATGATAAATCAAATAAAATACTGGCAAATATAGTAGTACTTATAGTGTTGTTAATTTCCTCAGTGGGAATGTTGACGACATATAGAAATATATCTGATAAAGTTAAAGTAGAAGAAGAAGTTTTAAATAGCGAAACGGCAGCAGATTATTTCTTAGGTCAGATTTACCCAATGTACTGGGATCTGAAGAATGCAACTGAAAATAAAGAAAACCCTTCTGATGTATTCTTGACAGAGGAAGTAATAAAAAATGCTCTTGAAAATTCAGACATAGACTCAGGTACTCCAGAAGAATTGACAGATGCAATAAATGAAAATGGAGATGTAATACTGAATAAAGAAGCTATTAAGCAGGACTTTAATGAAGCATTCCAAAATGATATGGATTATTCTGAAATAGCTTTAAATGCAGCTAATAAACCTATAAAGTACAATGTTTACAACAAAGAAAATAAAAAAACAATTGGAAATGAAAAAAATGAATTAGAGCTTATAAGAAATATGTCTTTAGGACAATTAGATACAAATGGAACAGCTAAAGCGGAAGAAATATTAGATAAATATTTATTCTATATGGTTTTAGATTTTGATAAAGATGGAAACTATAGCTTTAAAGCACTACATGGGATAGATGCAGATAAATGCCAGACAGTTATGGATAACACAGTACAAGAATGGAAAGTAAGAAGTGCAAATTTATATAAAGAATATACAGATGGAAGTATAAAATATAACTTGCCTCCTATAAAAAATGCTACATTTACAATTGGTTTAACAAAAGAAGGAGCAACTCAGATAGTTAATGCTCCGTACAATTCAAGTATAAATAACTACCATGGAATTTATAATCTTCTATCAGGAGATAAAATGCATACATTAGGACAGATGATTATGGTGGCTGTTTTAATAATGTGTGTATACGCTTTAGTAGGATTTTTATTACCTAATGCAATAAGAAACGATGTATTTGCAATGAGCAGCGTGATAAAAGCACCTATAGAAGTAATAGTGATATTTGTATCTTTAATAGTTTCAGCATTTGTGGTTATAAACCCAGTACAAGTTATAGATGTTAGTACATCAGACTCATTGGCAAATATACTTATGCAAATGGTTCCAATATCAGCAACTACAGCTTTGTGGGCAGTAGTGATAGGAAATTTAGGATATTGGATGATATTATTTGCATTATGCTTAATGGGCGGTATATATCTAAGAGATATGATTGCTAAGGGCGATAGAAAAGTAATATTCAATTCTTGTATAACAGTTAGAGTTGTAAAATGGATGATTTCAAAGGTTAAAAAGTTCTTTAGTTGGATGAATAATCTAGATTTAAAAGATGGATATGAAAAATTCATATTAGCAGCACTGGGAGTAAACTTCCTAGCGATAACAATTTGTTCTTCAATTTGGGGATTTGGTATAATCACAGGAGCAATATATTCAGTAATACTTTACGGATTAATTAAGAAAAAATTTGGCAAAGTATTAGAAGACTACAACAAGCTAGAAACAATAACTGAAGATATAGCAAATGGTGATTTTGGATCAGTGCCAAAAGAAGATTTAGGAGTATTTAATCCTATAAAAGAAAACCTAGAAAATATAGAAAAAGGATTTAGTGCAGCGGTTAGTGAAGAAGTTAAGAGCCAGAAGATGAAAATAGAGCTTATAACTAATGTTTCACACGATTTAAAAACTCCACTTACTTCAATAATCACTTATGTAGACCTTCTTAAAAAAGAAGGAATAACAGAAGAAGAAAGACAGAAATATCTTGATACTATAGATAAGAAATCAAATAGATTAAAATTTCTTATTGAAGACTTATTTGAAGTAAGTAAGGCTACAAGTGGAAATGTTAAAATGAATCCTATGAAGGTAGATGTTGTATCTTTAATAAAACAGACTTTAGTAGAACTTGAGGATAAATTGAATGCAGCCCATTTAGAAGTTAAGGGCAATTTCCCAGAAGAAAAGGTGATACTAGAGTTAGATAGTATGAGAACTTTCCGCATATTCTCTAACTTAATATCTAATATCTCAAAATACTCAATGCCATACACTAGAGTGTATATAAATGTTAAGAGAGATGCAGAAAATACAGAGATAGAGTTTAAAAATATTTCAGCAGAGGAATTAAACTGCGATGTTGAAAATCTAACAGAAAGATTTGTTAGAGGGGATAAATCGAGAAATACTGAGGGAAGTGGACTTGGACTTGCAATAGCTAAGAGCTTCACAGAGCTTCAGGACGGTAAGATGAAGGTAAGCTCAGATGGAGATTTATTCAAGGTAGTGCTTACTTTTAAGAATCAGAGAAATCTAAAAAAAGAAGAAAGTAAGCAGGAAAGTAAAAATTAA
- a CDS encoding cyclase family protein, whose translation MKAIDLTYTIKEEMTVFPGTEMPKLINTSNYEKDGFRETSISIYSHVGTHMDPPAHIYPDRTTLDEFPASQFIGKGLVIDCRDLNEGEDITLDCILKYGKKAEKVDFLLFNTGWDKYWGTDKYFGDYPCVNDDVLDYVLNGNYKGIGFDTIGIDPVSDEKLTRHKKLFKDKDIVNIENLKNLELCGDKIFNFSCCPLKVENSDGAPVRAVAWFE comes from the coding sequence ATGAAAGCAATAGATTTAACTTATACAATAAAAGAAGAAATGACAGTTTTTCCAGGTACAGAAATGCCAAAGTTAATTAACACAAGTAATTATGAAAAAGATGGTTTTAGGGAAACTTCTATTAGTATATATTCTCATGTAGGGACTCACATGGATCCACCAGCACATATATATCCAGATAGAACGACTTTAGATGAGTTTCCTGCGAGCCAGTTTATAGGAAAAGGACTTGTGATAGATTGTAGAGATTTAAATGAAGGTGAGGATATTACACTAGATTGTATTCTAAAATACGGTAAAAAAGCTGAGAAAGTTGATTTTTTATTGTTTAACACTGGTTGGGATAAATATTGGGGAACTGATAAATATTTTGGAGATTATCCTTGTGTAAATGACGATGTTTTAGATTATGTGCTTAATGGAAATTATAAAGGAATTGGGTTTGATACAATAGGGATAGATCCCGTTTCAGATGAAAAACTTACAAGACATAAGAAGTTGTTTAAAGATAAGGATATTGTAAATATTGAAAATCTAAAAAATCTTGAGCTTTGTGGAGATAAAATTTTTAATTTTAGTTGTTGTCCGTTAAAAGTAGAAAATAGCGATGGTGCACCAGTTAGGGCAGTTGCTTGGTTTGAGTAA
- a CDS encoding heavy-metal-associated domain-containing protein — protein MKKIIKIDGMGCQHCVNRITEALSAIDGVEVLEVSLEDKSATVDVEESITDEILMEAIDEEGFEPIECFLA, from the coding sequence ATGAAAAAAATAATAAAAATAGATGGCATGGGATGCCAGCACTGTGTAAATAGAATAACTGAAGCACTTTCTGCTATAGATGGTGTAGAAGTATTAGAAGTTAGCTTAGAAGACAAATCTGCAACTGTTGACGTAGAAGAATCAATAACTGATGAAATTTTAATGGAAGCTATAGATGAAGAAGGATTTGAACCTATAGAATGTTTCTTAGCATAA
- a CDS encoding ECF transporter S component has product MMESKTKTMTRVAMLSALAFAAVLFIRIPMVLFLEYDPKNVIITIGGFIWGPFMSLMVAVVTAFIEFLTISEDGIIGLVMNIISICAFSCTAAFIYKKDRTLRGSIIGLVSGTILLTVVMVLWNYLVTPIYMGIPRAEVVKLLVPAIMPFNLIKGGIDSAIILLIYKPIVSALRRTVLKSEAKDAPKMIVHPGVMAVAVLVIVTCVMLVLAMKGII; this is encoded by the coding sequence ATGATGGAAAGCAAGACAAAAACAATGACAAGGGTGGCAATGCTTAGTGCACTGGCATTTGCAGCGGTATTATTCATAAGAATACCAATGGTATTATTCTTAGAGTATGATCCAAAGAACGTAATTATAACAATAGGTGGATTTATTTGGGGACCATTCATGTCATTAATGGTAGCAGTAGTAACAGCGTTTATCGAATTTTTAACTATAAGTGAAGATGGAATAATAGGACTTGTAATGAATATAATTTCTATTTGTGCGTTTTCTTGTACTGCAGCTTTTATATACAAAAAAGATAGAACTTTAAGAGGTTCTATAATAGGTTTAGTATCTGGTACAATACTTCTTACAGTTGTAATGGTTTTATGGAACTACTTAGTAACACCAATATATATGGGAATTCCAAGAGCAGAAGTTGTAAAACTTTTAGTTCCAGCGATAATGCCATTCAACTTAATAAAAGGTGGAATAGATTCAGCGATAATCTTATTAATATATAAACCGATAGTTTCTGCACTTAGAAGAACTGTTCTAAAATCAGAAGCTAAAGATGCACCAAAAATGATAGTACATCCAGGTGTAATGGCTGTAGCAGTACTTGTAATAGTAACATGTGTAATGCTAGTACTAGCAATGAAAGGAATAATTTAA
- a CDS encoding putative heavy metal-binding protein — MIITTTPSVEGYRIVEYKGITYGEVVSGVNFFKDFAAGLSNIFGGRSNSYEDELKNARERALEELEGRAAARGANAVVGVDTDYEVLGADNGMLMVTVSGTAVVIERI, encoded by the coding sequence ATGATAATAACTACAACACCATCAGTAGAAGGATACAGAATAGTTGAGTATAAAGGAATAACTTACGGAGAAGTTGTTTCAGGTGTTAACTTCTTCAAAGACTTTGCAGCTGGATTATCTAATATATTCGGTGGAAGATCAAATTCTTACGAAGACGAATTAAAAAATGCTAGAGAAAGAGCTCTTGAAGAATTAGAAGGAAGAGCAGCTGCAAGAGGTGCAAATGCAGTTGTTGGAGTTGACACAGACTATGAAGTACTAGGTGCTGACAATGGAATGCTAATGGTAACAGTATCTGGGACAGCAGTAGTAATAGAGAGAATATAA
- a CDS encoding 5'-methylthioadenosine/adenosylhomocysteine nucleosidase — translation MNKIGIIGAMEEEVALLLEKIELEEKVEKAGLEFYVGKLRGKDVVVVKCGVGKVNSAMCTQILISEFGAEALVNIGVAGALNDELDVNDIVISTDAIEYDMDASAFGDPKGTIPRMDCSEFKADERLINAAFDAAVKENKGHNVMKGRIATGDLFVADMETKNELVNDFGGFCCEMEGAAMAHVCYLNKTPYVIIRAMSDKADGSADVTFEEFSKKAAVTSANIVMDMLEMI, via the coding sequence ATGAACAAGATAGGAATAATAGGTGCAATGGAAGAAGAAGTAGCATTACTTCTTGAAAAAATAGAATTAGAAGAAAAAGTAGAAAAAGCAGGTCTTGAATTTTACGTTGGTAAGTTAAGAGGAAAAGATGTAGTAGTTGTTAAATGTGGAGTTGGTAAAGTAAACTCTGCTATGTGTACTCAGATATTAATAAGCGAATTCGGTGCAGAAGCTCTTGTTAATATAGGTGTTGCAGGTGCATTAAACGACGAATTAGACGTAAATGATATAGTAATATCAACAGATGCAATAGAATACGATATGGACGCATCAGCATTTGGTGATCCAAAAGGAACTATACCAAGAATGGATTGTTCAGAATTTAAAGCTGATGAAAGATTAATAAATGCAGCTTTTGATGCAGCAGTTAAAGAAAATAAAGGGCATAATGTTATGAAAGGTAGAATAGCTACTGGAGATTTATTTGTTGCAGATATGGAAACTAAAAACGAATTAGTAAACGACTTCGGTGGATTCTGCTGTGAAATGGAAGGAGCTGCAATGGCTCACGTTTGTTATTTAAACAAAACTCCATACGTTATAATAAGAGCTATGTCTGATAAAGCTGACGGAAGTGCAGATGTTACTTTTGAAGAATTCTCTAAAAAAGCTGCAGTTACTTCAGCTAATATAGTTATGGATATGCTTGAAATGATATAG